One Candida dubliniensis CD36 chromosome 1, complete sequence genomic region harbors:
- a CDS encoding 19-kda spindle pole component protein, putative (Similar to S. cerevisiae SPC19;~Similar to C. albicans SPC19) has translation MAQQELPQQNQRFNNLDNCTDSLRQSIKILQQSNKLLDETLQDSTRLIKILSTNKVFDLIPELDLNDAKSNFTRNITPQLNQQLNKLEDELIRLQTNKTTLTNKLKLINVRLKNYQRKSNGNDHDGDDDDEEGGGGRVRGRKNFNSSGLSDVDIDNLLINRHKNGYDANKLHQLRFLRDKKTRLQYSLNRLS, from the coding sequence ATGGCACAACAAGAACTACCACAGCAGAATCaaagatttaataatttagaCAATTGTACTGATTCATTACgtcaatcaatcaaaatattacaacaatcaaataaacTATTAGATGAAACATTACAAGATAGTACTAgattaattaaaatattatcCACCAATAaagtatttgatttaattccTGAATTAGATTTAAATGATgctaaatcaaattttacaagaaatattacacctcaattaaatcaacaattaaataaattagaagatgaattaattaGATTACAAACTAATAAAACTACTTTaactaataaattaaaattaattaatgttcgattgaaaaattatcaaagaaaaagtaatGGAAATGATcatgatggtgatgatgatgatgaagaaggaggaggaggaagagTAAGGGGAAGGAAGAATTTTAATAGTAGTGGATTAAGTGATGtggatattgataatttattaatcaatagACATAAAAATGGTTATGATGCTAATAAACTTCATCAATTACGATTTTTAAGAGATAAAAAAACTCGATTACAATATTCTTTAAATCGATTAAGTTAA
- a CDS encoding KTR/MNT-family mannosyltransferase, putative (Similar to S. cerevisiae KTR4;~Similar to C. albicans MNT4) — protein sequence MISIISLRKRKLVSILAIFTIFIISSSIIGYYNGHHHIIKIVENYTPEDFSNSITSLTNKFDFSYLPGFKGISNSNNNKTSNDSLDDLDINGFTLIPGNVKFKFLNKGNKKGTPEQILHQNMKDYKELLGSNPIGQPKDAILVPPPPPEELPSYKRANATILSLVRNNELQSIGISIKRLQKKFNSKYNYPYTFLNDEPFTDRFKQRILKFTGNAPVEFIQIKPEYWEKPSFIDTVKESKEMEIMFKHDVAYAKKQSYHNMCRFYSSQFYKIPELAKYKYYWRVEPHVNFFTDINYDVFKYMETTGKIYGFTINLYDNEESVKTLWPETIKYLNQGDNYKYINPKGSFQWLLEDLQNPKKTKFAGGYSTCHFWSNFEIGDFDFFRNEAYDNWVKYLDSTGKFYYERWGDAPVHSIGVSLFADKDKIHFFKDIGYDHDPYTNCPNTETTQMCEIAKFSRWEHLYDQNCLMNWLHHDQPKDVY from the coding sequence ATGGACATCATCATATAATTAAAATAGTGGAAAATTATACTCCTgaagatttttcaaattctatAACTTCATTAaccaataaatttgatttttcatatttacCTGGATTTAAAGGAATTTCCAACagcaataataacaaaactAGTAATGATTCATTAGATGATCTTGATATTAATGGGTTTACATTAATTCCAGGTAATgtaaaattcaaatttttaaataaaggTAATAAAAAAGGTACACCTGaacaaattcttcatcaaaatatgaaagattataaagaattattagGATCTAATCCTATTGGTCAACCTAAAGATGCTATATTAGTTCCGCCGCCACCTCCAGAAGAATTACCTAGTTATAAAAGAGCTAATGCCACTATTTTATCATTAGTAcgtaataatgaattacaATCAATTGGGATTAGTATTAAAcgattacaaaaaaaatttaatagtaaatataattatccTTATACttttttaaatgatgaaCCATTTACTGATCGATTTAAACAAcgaattttaaaatttacTGGTAATGCTCCAGttgaatttattcaaatcaaaccTGAATATTGGGAAAAACCATCATTTATAGATACTGttaaagaatcaaaagaaatggaaattaTGTTTAAACATGATGTTGCTTACGCCAAAAAACAATCTTATCATAATATGTGTCGATTTTATCTGAGtcaattttataaaattcCTGAATTGgctaaatataaatattattggcGAGTTGAACCTCAtgttaattttttcactgatattaattatgatgttttcaaatatatGGAAACCACAGGGAAAATTTATGGATTTactattaatttatatgataatgaagaatcaGTGAAAACTCTTTGGCCAGAAActattaaatatttaaatcaaggggataattataaatatattaacCCTAAGGGATCATTTCAATGGTTATTAGaagatttacaaaatcctaaaaaaactaaatttgCTGGAGGTTATTCAACTTGTCATTTTTGgtcaaattttgaaattggtgattttgattttttccGTAATGAAGCTTATGATAATTGGGTTAAATATCTTGATTCTACTGGGAAATTCTATTATGAACGTTGGGGGGATGCCCCAGTACATTCAATTGGAGTTAGTTTATTTGCtgataaagataaaattcatttttttaaagataTTGGTTATGATCATGATCCTTATACAAATTGTCCAAATACTGAAACTACTCAAATGTGTGAAATTGCAAAATTTAGTAGATGGGAACATTTATATGatcaaaattgtttaatgaaTTGGCTTCATCATGATCAACCAAAAGATGTTTATTAA